The Triticum aestivum cultivar Chinese Spring chromosome 3A, IWGSC CS RefSeq v2.1, whole genome shotgun sequence genome includes a region encoding these proteins:
- the LOC123061714 gene encoding splicing factor U2af small subunit B, translating into MAEHLASIFGTEKDRVNCPFYFKIGACRHGDRCSRIHNRPTISPTIVLMNMYQRPDMITPGVDAQGQPIDPRKMQEHFEDFYEDIFEELSKFGEIETLNVCDNLSDHMIGNVYVQFREEDQAAAAHTALQGRFYSGRLIIVDFSPVTDFREATCRQYEENTCTRGGHCNFMHVKQIGKDLRKKLFGRYRRSQRGRSRSPSPHHRRERRDRDDYRGRDDFRRGGGGGGRRGGSSRHERHDDGGRRRYGGSPPRRARSPVRENSEERRAKIEQWNREREAK; encoded by the coding sequence ATGGCGGAACACTTGGCTTCAATATTTGGTACAGAGAAAGACAGGGTCAACTGTCCATTTTACTTCAAGATTGGAGCTTGTCGTCATGGCGATCGCTGCTCTCGCATCCATAACAGGCCAACCATATCACCTACTATTGTGCTCATGAACATGTATCAGCGCCCTGATATGATTACCCCTGGGGTTGATGCTCAAGGCCAGCCGATAGATCCCCGCAAGATGCAGGAGCATTTTGAAGATTTTTATGAGGATATCTTTGAGGAACTGAGCAAGTTTGGTGAGATTGAGACCCTCAACGTCTGTGACAACCTTTCTGATCACATGATAGGCAATGTGTATGTCCAGTTCAGAGAGGAAGATCAGGCAGCAGCAGCTCATACCGCCCTTCAGGGACGCTTTTACTCTGGTCGCCTAATAATTGTTGACTTCTCTCCTGTGACGGACTTCCGTGAAGCGACCTGCAGGCAGTATGAGGAGAACACCTGCACTCGTGGTGGGCACTGCAATTTCATGCATGTGAAGCAGATAGGTAAGGATCTCAGGAAGAAACTCTTTGGGCGCTACAGGAGATCGCAACGAGGAAGGAGCCGCAGCCCAAGCCCACACCATAGGAGAGAGCGTCGTGACCGTGATGACTATCGTGGCCGTGATGATTTCCGtcgcggtggtggcggcggtggacgGAGGGGTGGGAGCAGCAGGCATGAAAGGCACGACGATGGAGGAAGGCGTAGGTATGGAGGCAGCCCTCCGAGGCGTGCAAGAAGCCCTGTGAGGGAGAACAGCGAGGAGCGCAGGGCCAAGATCGAACAGTGGAATCGTGAGAGGGAGGCGAAGTAA
- the LOC123061715 gene encoding probable E3 ubiquitin-protein ligase ZFP1 isoform X1 produces the protein MAYRMVCAPQVIDLESERGHPHVHSESLIHNGNDLSDQGSQYTVRVVGNAMNAGLSDTQGYYNMSMNHPHQPVHSSPPNLGVDSGFVFPSNMYNPCMSTSMNRYVSHAQSFGLPLNQVVSGSMDGSTRNENVSETARGFIKRKNAAVAGTCHFVNGSASSSSSSHTSQNPTHRPWDPSFESNVFPNVTPFNPSEYHSHSTWPSVEGSSITGSNGFNLMAAHPESAQHGNYTFQSSHASQCFQPASTTWVSQAATGIVEGVPQWSYINAMSSVPAGRFAHSGATEIVNGGFHEYQNGPSTISQGHLPYFHQHAVHSMQPHNPLDHTRVQVPYQQGHNNGILHSGVNHSGNRFHLSPRTPGLFSNSERSFGPPQHPFLVNPVNHRNLRILPPLQHGAIMDFSRLYEGSNVVDEHRDMRLDIDSMTYEELLALEEHIGDVNTGLAKSHIVDKLKTSLYVPGATCVSNQSSEPSTENEACIICQEEYEAEDCVGILDCGHRYHAVCLKQWLTVKNLCPICKTTALSAGRRS, from the exons ATGGCATATCGAATGGTATGCGCTCCCCAAGTCATTGATCTCGAGTCTGAGCGAGGGCATCCTCATGTTCATTCTGAAAGTTTAATTCACAATGGGAATGATTTGTCCGACCAAGGCAGTCAATATACTGTCAGAGTTGTAGGCAATGCTATGAATGCTGGTCTTTCTGATACACAGGGTTACTACAATATGAGCATGAATCATCCACATCAGCCTGTTCATAGTTCTCCGCCAAATTTAGGCGTTGATTCAGGTTTTGTCTTCCCATCAAATATGTACAACCCTTGCATGTCAACATCTATGAACAGATATGTCTCTCATGCTCAGAGCTTTGGATTGCCTTTAAACCAAGTTGTCTCAGGAAGTATGGATGGAAGTACTAGAAATGAAAATGTCAGCGAAACTGCTAGAGGATTCATTAAAAGGAAAAATGCCGCAGTGGCAGGAACTTGTCATTTTGTTAATGGATCTGCAAGCTCAAGCTCATCCTCTCAtacatctcaaaatcctacacataGGCCATGGGATCCTTCTTTTGAGTCAAATGTTTTTCCTAATGTCACACCATTCAACCCATCAGAATATCATAGCCACAGCACTTGGCCATCTGTGGAAGGATCTTCCATTACTGGATCAAATGGGTTTAATTTGATGGCTGCTCACCCAGAATCAGCACAGCATGGTAACTATACATTTCAATCAAGTCATGCTAGTCAGTGCTTTCAACCTGCCAGCACTACTTGGGTTTCCCAGGCTGCAACTGGAATTGTGGAAGGAGTACCACAGTGGTCATACATCAATGCAATGTCTAGTGTTCCAG CAGGCAGATTTGCACATTCAGGGGCCACAGAAATAGTGAATGGAGGCTTTCATGAATATCAGAATGGCCCTTCAACCATTTCTCAAGGGCATTTACCTTATTTTCATCAACATGCTGTGCATAGCATGCAACCTCATAATCCACTGGATCATACACGAGTGCAAGTCCCTTACCAACAAGGCCACAATAATGGCATCTTGCATAGTGGGGTAAATCATTCTGGTAACCGGTTCCACTTGAGTCCAAGAACTCCAGGTCTCTTCTCTAATTCTGAGCGGTCTTTTGGGCCTCCACAGCATCCGTTCCTGGTGAACCCAGTTAATCATAGGAACTTAAGAATTTTGCCACCTCTG CAGCATGGTGCAATCATGGATTTTTCGAGGTTGTATGAGGGGTCAAATGTAGTAGATGAGCATAGAGATATGCGTCTAGATATAGACAGCATGACCTATGAG GAGCTTTTAGCATTAGAAGAGCACATTGGAGACGTCAATACAGGTCTGGCAAAAAGCCACATTGTAGATAAATTGAAGACTAGCTTATATGTGCCAGGAGCAACCTGCGTGTCTAATCAGTCATCTGAACCTTCCACAGAGAATGAGGCTTGCATAATATGCCAG GAGGAGTACGAGGCTGAGGACTGCGTTGGAATCCTGGATTGTGGCCACAGATACCATGCGGTGTGCTTAAAACAGTGGCTGACGGTAAAGAACCTATGCCCCATCTGCAAGACAACAGCTTTGTCTGCGGGTAGAAGAAGTTGA
- the LOC123061715 gene encoding probable E3 ubiquitin-protein ligase ZFP1 isoform X3 produces the protein MAYRMVCAPQVIDLESERGHPHVHSESLIHNGNDLSDQGSQYTVRVVGNAMNAGLSDTQGYYNMSMNHPHQPVHSSPPNLGVDSGFVFPSNMYNPCMSTSMNRYVSHAQSFGLPLNQVVSGSMDGSTRNENVSETARGFIKRKNAAVAGTCHFVNGSASSSSSSHTSQNPTHRPWDPSFESNVFPNVTPFNPSEYHSHSTWPSVEGSSITGSNGFNLMAAHPESAQHGNYTFQSSHASQCFQPASTTWVSQAATGIVEGVPQWSYINAMSSVPAGRFAHSGATEIVNGGFHEYQNGPSTISQGHLPYFHQHAVHSMQPHNPLDHTRVQVPYQQGHNNGILHSGVNHSGNRFHLSPRTPGLFSNSERSFGPPQHPFLVNPVNHRNLRILPPLHGAIMDFSRLYEGSNVVDEHRDMRLDIDSMTYEELLALEEHIGDVNTGLAKSHIVDKLKTSLYVPGATCVSNQSSEPSTENEACIICQEEYEAEDCVGILDCGHRYHAVCLKQWLTVKNLCPICKTTALSAGRRS, from the exons ATGGCATATCGAATGGTATGCGCTCCCCAAGTCATTGATCTCGAGTCTGAGCGAGGGCATCCTCATGTTCATTCTGAAAGTTTAATTCACAATGGGAATGATTTGTCCGACCAAGGCAGTCAATATACTGTCAGAGTTGTAGGCAATGCTATGAATGCTGGTCTTTCTGATACACAGGGTTACTACAATATGAGCATGAATCATCCACATCAGCCTGTTCATAGTTCTCCGCCAAATTTAGGCGTTGATTCAGGTTTTGTCTTCCCATCAAATATGTACAACCCTTGCATGTCAACATCTATGAACAGATATGTCTCTCATGCTCAGAGCTTTGGATTGCCTTTAAACCAAGTTGTCTCAGGAAGTATGGATGGAAGTACTAGAAATGAAAATGTCAGCGAAACTGCTAGAGGATTCATTAAAAGGAAAAATGCCGCAGTGGCAGGAACTTGTCATTTTGTTAATGGATCTGCAAGCTCAAGCTCATCCTCTCAtacatctcaaaatcctacacataGGCCATGGGATCCTTCTTTTGAGTCAAATGTTTTTCCTAATGTCACACCATTCAACCCATCAGAATATCATAGCCACAGCACTTGGCCATCTGTGGAAGGATCTTCCATTACTGGATCAAATGGGTTTAATTTGATGGCTGCTCACCCAGAATCAGCACAGCATGGTAACTATACATTTCAATCAAGTCATGCTAGTCAGTGCTTTCAACCTGCCAGCACTACTTGGGTTTCCCAGGCTGCAACTGGAATTGTGGAAGGAGTACCACAGTGGTCATACATCAATGCAATGTCTAGTGTTCCAG CAGGCAGATTTGCACATTCAGGGGCCACAGAAATAGTGAATGGAGGCTTTCATGAATATCAGAATGGCCCTTCAACCATTTCTCAAGGGCATTTACCTTATTTTCATCAACATGCTGTGCATAGCATGCAACCTCATAATCCACTGGATCATACACGAGTGCAAGTCCCTTACCAACAAGGCCACAATAATGGCATCTTGCATAGTGGGGTAAATCATTCTGGTAACCGGTTCCACTTGAGTCCAAGAACTCCAGGTCTCTTCTCTAATTCTGAGCGGTCTTTTGGGCCTCCACAGCATCCGTTCCTGGTGAACCCAGTTAATCATAGGAACTTAAGAATTTTGCCACCTCTG CATGGTGCAATCATGGATTTTTCGAGGTTGTATGAGGGGTCAAATGTAGTAGATGAGCATAGAGATATGCGTCTAGATATAGACAGCATGACCTATGAG GAGCTTTTAGCATTAGAAGAGCACATTGGAGACGTCAATACAGGTCTGGCAAAAAGCCACATTGTAGATAAATTGAAGACTAGCTTATATGTGCCAGGAGCAACCTGCGTGTCTAATCAGTCATCTGAACCTTCCACAGAGAATGAGGCTTGCATAATATGCCAG GAGGAGTACGAGGCTGAGGACTGCGTTGGAATCCTGGATTGTGGCCACAGATACCATGCGGTGTGCTTAAAACAGTGGCTGACGGTAAAGAACCTATGCCCCATCTGCAAGACAACAGCTTTGTCTGCGGGTAGAAGAAGTTGA
- the LOC123061715 gene encoding probable E3 ubiquitin-protein ligase ZFP1 isoform X4, protein MAYRMVCAPQVIDLESERGHPHVHSESLIHNGNDLSDQGSQYTVRVVGNAMNAGLSDTQGYYNMSMNHPHQPVHSSPPNLGVDSGFVFPSNMYNPCMSTSMNRYVSHAQSFGLPLNQVVSGSMDGSTRNENVSETARGFIKRKNAAVAGTCHFVNGSASSSSSSHTSQNPTHRPWDPSFESNVFPNVTPFNPSEYHSHSTWPSVEGSSITGSNGFNLMAAHPESAQHGNYTFQSSHASQCFQPASTTWVSQAATGIVEGVPQWSYINAMSSVPGRFAHSGATEIVNGGFHEYQNGPSTISQGHLPYFHQHAVHSMQPHNPLDHTRVQVPYQQGHNNGILHSGVNHSGNRFHLSPRTPGLFSNSERSFGPPQHPFLVNPVNHRNLRILPPLHGAIMDFSRLYEGSNVVDEHRDMRLDIDSMTYEELLALEEHIGDVNTGLAKSHIVDKLKTSLYVPGATCVSNQSSEPSTENEACIICQEEYEAEDCVGILDCGHRYHAVCLKQWLTVKNLCPICKTTALSAGRRS, encoded by the exons ATGGCATATCGAATGGTATGCGCTCCCCAAGTCATTGATCTCGAGTCTGAGCGAGGGCATCCTCATGTTCATTCTGAAAGTTTAATTCACAATGGGAATGATTTGTCCGACCAAGGCAGTCAATATACTGTCAGAGTTGTAGGCAATGCTATGAATGCTGGTCTTTCTGATACACAGGGTTACTACAATATGAGCATGAATCATCCACATCAGCCTGTTCATAGTTCTCCGCCAAATTTAGGCGTTGATTCAGGTTTTGTCTTCCCATCAAATATGTACAACCCTTGCATGTCAACATCTATGAACAGATATGTCTCTCATGCTCAGAGCTTTGGATTGCCTTTAAACCAAGTTGTCTCAGGAAGTATGGATGGAAGTACTAGAAATGAAAATGTCAGCGAAACTGCTAGAGGATTCATTAAAAGGAAAAATGCCGCAGTGGCAGGAACTTGTCATTTTGTTAATGGATCTGCAAGCTCAAGCTCATCCTCTCAtacatctcaaaatcctacacataGGCCATGGGATCCTTCTTTTGAGTCAAATGTTTTTCCTAATGTCACACCATTCAACCCATCAGAATATCATAGCCACAGCACTTGGCCATCTGTGGAAGGATCTTCCATTACTGGATCAAATGGGTTTAATTTGATGGCTGCTCACCCAGAATCAGCACAGCATGGTAACTATACATTTCAATCAAGTCATGCTAGTCAGTGCTTTCAACCTGCCAGCACTACTTGGGTTTCCCAGGCTGCAACTGGAATTGTGGAAGGAGTACCACAGTGGTCATACATCAATGCAATGTCTAGTGTTCCAG GCAGATTTGCACATTCAGGGGCCACAGAAATAGTGAATGGAGGCTTTCATGAATATCAGAATGGCCCTTCAACCATTTCTCAAGGGCATTTACCTTATTTTCATCAACATGCTGTGCATAGCATGCAACCTCATAATCCACTGGATCATACACGAGTGCAAGTCCCTTACCAACAAGGCCACAATAATGGCATCTTGCATAGTGGGGTAAATCATTCTGGTAACCGGTTCCACTTGAGTCCAAGAACTCCAGGTCTCTTCTCTAATTCTGAGCGGTCTTTTGGGCCTCCACAGCATCCGTTCCTGGTGAACCCAGTTAATCATAGGAACTTAAGAATTTTGCCACCTCTG CATGGTGCAATCATGGATTTTTCGAGGTTGTATGAGGGGTCAAATGTAGTAGATGAGCATAGAGATATGCGTCTAGATATAGACAGCATGACCTATGAG GAGCTTTTAGCATTAGAAGAGCACATTGGAGACGTCAATACAGGTCTGGCAAAAAGCCACATTGTAGATAAATTGAAGACTAGCTTATATGTGCCAGGAGCAACCTGCGTGTCTAATCAGTCATCTGAACCTTCCACAGAGAATGAGGCTTGCATAATATGCCAG GAGGAGTACGAGGCTGAGGACTGCGTTGGAATCCTGGATTGTGGCCACAGATACCATGCGGTGTGCTTAAAACAGTGGCTGACGGTAAAGAACCTATGCCCCATCTGCAAGACAACAGCTTTGTCTGCGGGTAGAAGAAGTTGA
- the LOC123061715 gene encoding probable E3 ubiquitin-protein ligase ZFP1 isoform X2 — protein sequence MAYRMVCAPQVIDLESERGHPHVHSESLIHNGNDLSDQGSQYTVRVVGNAMNAGLSDTQGYYNMSMNHPHQPVHSSPPNLGVDSGFVFPSNMYNPCMSTSMNRYVSHAQSFGLPLNQVVSGSMDGSTRNENVSETARGFIKRKNAAVAGTCHFVNGSASSSSSSHTSQNPTHRPWDPSFESNVFPNVTPFNPSEYHSHSTWPSVEGSSITGSNGFNLMAAHPESAQHGNYTFQSSHASQCFQPASTTWVSQAATGIVEGVPQWSYINAMSSVPGRFAHSGATEIVNGGFHEYQNGPSTISQGHLPYFHQHAVHSMQPHNPLDHTRVQVPYQQGHNNGILHSGVNHSGNRFHLSPRTPGLFSNSERSFGPPQHPFLVNPVNHRNLRILPPLQHGAIMDFSRLYEGSNVVDEHRDMRLDIDSMTYEELLALEEHIGDVNTGLAKSHIVDKLKTSLYVPGATCVSNQSSEPSTENEACIICQEEYEAEDCVGILDCGHRYHAVCLKQWLTVKNLCPICKTTALSAGRRS from the exons ATGGCATATCGAATGGTATGCGCTCCCCAAGTCATTGATCTCGAGTCTGAGCGAGGGCATCCTCATGTTCATTCTGAAAGTTTAATTCACAATGGGAATGATTTGTCCGACCAAGGCAGTCAATATACTGTCAGAGTTGTAGGCAATGCTATGAATGCTGGTCTTTCTGATACACAGGGTTACTACAATATGAGCATGAATCATCCACATCAGCCTGTTCATAGTTCTCCGCCAAATTTAGGCGTTGATTCAGGTTTTGTCTTCCCATCAAATATGTACAACCCTTGCATGTCAACATCTATGAACAGATATGTCTCTCATGCTCAGAGCTTTGGATTGCCTTTAAACCAAGTTGTCTCAGGAAGTATGGATGGAAGTACTAGAAATGAAAATGTCAGCGAAACTGCTAGAGGATTCATTAAAAGGAAAAATGCCGCAGTGGCAGGAACTTGTCATTTTGTTAATGGATCTGCAAGCTCAAGCTCATCCTCTCAtacatctcaaaatcctacacataGGCCATGGGATCCTTCTTTTGAGTCAAATGTTTTTCCTAATGTCACACCATTCAACCCATCAGAATATCATAGCCACAGCACTTGGCCATCTGTGGAAGGATCTTCCATTACTGGATCAAATGGGTTTAATTTGATGGCTGCTCACCCAGAATCAGCACAGCATGGTAACTATACATTTCAATCAAGTCATGCTAGTCAGTGCTTTCAACCTGCCAGCACTACTTGGGTTTCCCAGGCTGCAACTGGAATTGTGGAAGGAGTACCACAGTGGTCATACATCAATGCAATGTCTAGTGTTCCAG GCAGATTTGCACATTCAGGGGCCACAGAAATAGTGAATGGAGGCTTTCATGAATATCAGAATGGCCCTTCAACCATTTCTCAAGGGCATTTACCTTATTTTCATCAACATGCTGTGCATAGCATGCAACCTCATAATCCACTGGATCATACACGAGTGCAAGTCCCTTACCAACAAGGCCACAATAATGGCATCTTGCATAGTGGGGTAAATCATTCTGGTAACCGGTTCCACTTGAGTCCAAGAACTCCAGGTCTCTTCTCTAATTCTGAGCGGTCTTTTGGGCCTCCACAGCATCCGTTCCTGGTGAACCCAGTTAATCATAGGAACTTAAGAATTTTGCCACCTCTG CAGCATGGTGCAATCATGGATTTTTCGAGGTTGTATGAGGGGTCAAATGTAGTAGATGAGCATAGAGATATGCGTCTAGATATAGACAGCATGACCTATGAG GAGCTTTTAGCATTAGAAGAGCACATTGGAGACGTCAATACAGGTCTGGCAAAAAGCCACATTGTAGATAAATTGAAGACTAGCTTATATGTGCCAGGAGCAACCTGCGTGTCTAATCAGTCATCTGAACCTTCCACAGAGAATGAGGCTTGCATAATATGCCAG GAGGAGTACGAGGCTGAGGACTGCGTTGGAATCCTGGATTGTGGCCACAGATACCATGCGGTGTGCTTAAAACAGTGGCTGACGGTAAAGAACCTATGCCCCATCTGCAAGACAACAGCTTTGTCTGCGGGTAGAAGAAGTTGA
- the LOC123061716 gene encoding ras-related protein RABA1f isoform X1: protein MAVAYRAEEEYDYLFKVVLIGDSGVGKSNLLSRFARDEFSLDTRSTIGVEFATKTVRVDGKLVKAQIWDTAGQERYRAITSAYYRGAVGALVVYDVTRHITFENAERWLTELRDHTDANIVVMLVGNKADLRHLRAVSPEEARAFAERHRTFSMETSALEATNVEDAFTEVLGEIYRVVSKKALDIGDDPAAPPRGKTIDVGGKDDVTPVQKNALGCDNFRSRRFIISKENGVWERLGMDDIIDKACEIDHSGEAVLKYLLLLPGQGLRIMDYHNVREMIAVSAWYLWWERRKLMHKEKTQNALQISMGVLALTTNFINALSPKASTKEDGLVPPELL, encoded by the exons ATGGCGGTGGCGTATCGCGCGGAGGAGGAGTACGACTACCTGTTCAAGGTGGTGCTGATCGGGGACAGCGGCGTGGGCAAGTCCAACCTGCTGTCGCGCTTCGCCAGGGACGAGTTCAGCCTCGACACCAGGTCCACCATCGGCGTCGAGTTCGCCACCAAGACCGTCCGCGTCGACGGCAAGCTCGTCAAGGCGCAGATCTGGGACACCGCCGGCCAAGAAAG GTACCGGGCCATCACCAGCGCCTACTACCGGGGCGCCGTGGGCGCGCTCGTGGTGTACGATGTGACGCGCCACATCACGTTCGAGAACGCGGAGCGGTGGCTGACGGAGCTCCGCGACCACACGGACGCCAACATCGTGGTGATGCTGGTCGGGAACAAGGCGGACCTGCGCCACCTCAGGGCCGTCTCGCCCGAGGAGGCCAGGGCCTTCGCGGAGCGCCACCGCACCTTCTCCATGGAGACGTCCGCGCTGGAGGCCACCAACGTGGAGGACGCCTTCACGGAGGTGCTCGGCGAGATCTACCGCGTCGTCAGCAAGAAGGCCCTCGACATCGGCGACGACCCCGCCGCGCCGCCCAGGGGCAAGACCATCGACGTCGGCGGCAAGGACGACGTCACCCCG GTCCAAAAAAACGCGTTAGGGTGTGACAATTTTCGGTCAAGGCGCTTCATCATCAG TAAAGAAAATGGGGTTTGGGAAAGGCTGGGGATGGATGATATTATTGATAAAGCTTGCGAGATTGACCATTCTGGAGAGGCAGTGTTAAAGTACTTACTACTTCTTCCGGGCCAAGGTTTGAGGATAATGGATTACCACAATGTGCGTGAGATGATTGCTGTCTCAGCATGGTATTTATGGTGGGAAAGACGAAAGTTGATGCACAAGGAGAAAACTCAAAATGCACTTCAGATTTCAATGGGGGTTCTAGCCCTTACCACAAACTTCATAAATGCATTGTCCCCCAAGGCTTCTACGAAGGAGGATGGTCTTGTCCCCCCAGAGCTTTTGTGA
- the LOC123061716 gene encoding ras-related protein RABA1f isoform X2: MAVAYRAEEEYDYLFKVVLIGDSGVGKSNLLSRFARDEFSLDTRSTIGVEFATKTVRVDGKLVKAQIWDTAGQERYRAITSAYYRGAVGALVVYDVTRHITFENAERWLTELRDHTDANIVVMLVGNKADLRHLRAVSPEEARAFAERHRTFSMETSALEATNVEDAFTEVLGEIYRVVSKKALDIGDDPAAPPRGKTIDVGGKDDVTPVNTGGCCSA, encoded by the exons ATGGCGGTGGCGTATCGCGCGGAGGAGGAGTACGACTACCTGTTCAAGGTGGTGCTGATCGGGGACAGCGGCGTGGGCAAGTCCAACCTGCTGTCGCGCTTCGCCAGGGACGAGTTCAGCCTCGACACCAGGTCCACCATCGGCGTCGAGTTCGCCACCAAGACCGTCCGCGTCGACGGCAAGCTCGTCAAGGCGCAGATCTGGGACACCGCCGGCCAAGAAAG GTACCGGGCCATCACCAGCGCCTACTACCGGGGCGCCGTGGGCGCGCTCGTGGTGTACGATGTGACGCGCCACATCACGTTCGAGAACGCGGAGCGGTGGCTGACGGAGCTCCGCGACCACACGGACGCCAACATCGTGGTGATGCTGGTCGGGAACAAGGCGGACCTGCGCCACCTCAGGGCCGTCTCGCCCGAGGAGGCCAGGGCCTTCGCGGAGCGCCACCGCACCTTCTCCATGGAGACGTCCGCGCTGGAGGCCACCAACGTGGAGGACGCCTTCACGGAGGTGCTCGGCGAGATCTACCGCGTCGTCAGCAAGAAGGCCCTCGACATCGGCGACGACCCCGCCGCGCCGCCCAGGGGCAAGACCATCGACGTCGGCGGCAAGGACGACGTCACCCCGGTGAACACGGGCGGCTGCTGCTCGGCCTAG